A region of the Longimicrobium sp. genome:
CGCAACCCTGCGCCTCCCTTGCTACGCCGCAGCGCGCCCGTCGTTCACCCTTTCCCCTCGTCCGGGTCGTGCGCCATCTCGTCGATCGCCACGGCGATGGCCAGGATGAGCGCGTCGTCCTCGCCCGGCGCGGTCTCCACGCCGTAGGTGTCGCGGATGGTGAACCAGTGCTTCGACACGCGCCCCACCACGTCGCCGCCGCGGCGGATCTCGTACTCGTGCTCCAGGATGTTGCCCACGGCCACCATGTCCTCGCCGCCCTCCACGTCGATGCCGAACTTGTCGCGGAAGGGCGAGATCAGCGCCTTGCGGATGGTGGCGATGGTCTCGCCGCCGCGCAGGATCTTCATGCTGTCGCGGATCGCCAGCTTCACCTCGCGCACGGTGGCGACCTCGTTCCCCGCGCGGTCCTCGATGACGAACGTCTCGCGGATCCTCATCACCTTGCCGTCCACGGTGTAGACGGTGTTCCCCTGCTCGTCCTCGATGGTGAAGTCCTCGCCGATCGAGATCAGCCGCTGTCTGAGCTTGTAGCGCGCCATGTGAGCCCCCCGCTCCCGTGTGGACCCGGCCCAGTGGCCGGCAGGCGCAACCCGGGGGCAAGCTCCGAGCCGCGCGGCCCGCGTATCGCCGAAAGCCGTCACGGATCTGGGGCGATGGGCGTTGTTCGCATCGTCGTCTCCCATCGCGCCAACCCCCGCGCAGGCCTCACCCTTTCGCAGAGATCAAGAAGAGAATGTGGAGCAAGGCATTTCGCGCCGCGCGCCTGGGCGTGGCGGCGCTGCTGGTACTCTCGCTGGGCGGGTGCCTCTGGCGGACGCTGACCGAGACCACCGACAACCGCACCTACCGCTTCGACGGCATCGTAACTCGAGCGGACGGCACTCCCGTGTCGGGTGCGACGGTGGAGGTCGTGGACGGGATCGGCTACTTCGTGCAGAGCCCACCACCGGGGAACGCGCCTCCGTGCAGCGACAAGGTGGGCGGGAAGTCGTACTTCTCCTCCACCGACGCTCAGGGGCGATACCGGGTGGAGGAGCGCGGCGAGCGCGGCGAAGACGGCCCCTGCATCAAGGTGCAGGTGACGCCGCTCGGGACCAGCGGGCTCGCGGAGGCGGTGGTGAAGGGCGAGTCCAGCATCTACACGCAGCCAGGCACCAACCGGACGCTCCTCCATCGGCGAGTGGACGTGGTGCTGCAGCCGGCGACTGCGCGGTAATCGGCTCGTTTTCCACGACGCAGCGGGGGCGCTCCACGGCCGGAGCGCCCCCGCTGTCGTTTCGTCACCCGTGTTGCGGCGGAGGGGTTGAAATTCGGTGGCCGCGTGTCCAAACTGCGTCCGTGCAGTGCCGCACGATGTCGAACGCCACCAGCGATGCGAGGATGGACCATGTTCACGGATCTCCGCCCGCGGCTCGCCGCCGCCGCATTCCTTCTCGCCGCCTCGGTGCTTCCCGCGGCTGCGCAGGCGCCCGCCCGCGACAGCGCGGCGCTGGTGACGGTGCTGGGGAGCGACACGGTGGCGCTGGAGCGCTGGGTGCGCACCGGCAACCGCTGGGAAGCCGCGGCCGTGGTGCGCTCGCCGAGCACGTCGTTCCGCCGCTACACGCTGGAGCTCTCGCCGTCCGGCACCATGCGCCGCTTCGAAGAGCGCTGGTACGATGCCGCGAACCCCGCCGGCGCGCCGCGTCGCACCGAGGTGGTGGAGCCCGCCGAGGGCGGATGGGTCCGCCGCATCACCGAGGCCGACTCCACGAGGCTCACGCGCTTCGAGGCGGACTCTTCCGCGCTTCCCTTCGTGGACCTGGTGCACTGGCCGCTGGAGCTGGCCATCGCGCGCGTCCCCGCCGGCGCCACGCGCCCCCAGCCGCTGATCGCGGGCGGCAGGTCGATCCCCTTCACCGTCGCGCGCACCGGCGCCGGCGAGGTCACGGTCACGCATCCGCTACGCGGACCATCCGT
Encoded here:
- a CDS encoding LURP-one-related family protein, yielding MARYKLRQRLISIGEDFTIEDEQGNTVYTVDGKVMRIRETFVIEDRAGNEVATVREVKLAIRDSMKILRGGETIATIRKALISPFRDKFGIDVEGGEDMVAVGNILEHEYEIRRGGDVVGRVSKHWFTIRDTYGVETAPGEDDALILAIAVAIDEMAHDPDEGKG